The nucleotide window GGTGACCGCGTGCTGTTGCTTCAATTTGGCAATGTGGTTATTGCCGTTGCGTCCGATAGTGCCGATAGGCCTGCCGTCAACGAAGGCGAAACAGCCCTTTACAGGGAAAAGGAACATTACATCATCCTTAAGGACGATGGAACCATAGCTATCAAGGCAAGCGGTGGCGTTGACATCGATGGCGACCTTCGCGTAACAGGTGATGTCCAGGATAAGTCTGGAACCCTGGACCGTTTGCGTCAGAACTACAACAAGCACACCCATGTTGGCAACCTTGGTGCGCCTACTTCACCTACAACCGATGCTCAGGATATGTAATGCTAGACCTTGATACTTTAAGTAACGAGTTTGAACGCATCGTAAAGGGTGCTGACGGCAAAAAGAATGTGGCTCCCGACCTTGCCAAGGCCTACAACAAGTATGCCAAGGGCGGGACTATTGCTGGTGCTGTTCTTACTGCCGGTGGTGATGTTTCCCTGCTTGAAAGCGACTTTACCACGGATAATACCGAGGCAACCATAACCAACATGGCAGCTAAAATTTGCGCCTTCTGGGATGGAGTCCCAAAACCAGGAGTGCCGTCCCACGGTGGAACAGTTGTGGTCTCTGTGGCCCCGACATTCTCCTTGATGACCGTTGCCGTAGCTGCTGCTATTAAAAGTTGCATCACTGACAAGACCGTTGAAAAGCCCTATAAAACGCTTTTTAAGGCCATTGAAAACGTGCTAAAAACCGCCACGGTAACCATTACAGAAACCATGCCCACGACACCGCCAAGCCCTGGCACTTTCCCGGAGACCCTTTCATGACATTTGAAGACATCAAGCAAGAAGTCGAGCTTTCTCTTACGGTTGCAAAAGGTTCTTTCTTCAAGAAGCCGGAGTTTGGTCATAGATTCAAGGAACTTTTAAAGGCTGTCGCTTCTGAAAATACCAGGATAAGGGCAGTCAAATACGCAGAAGAAGCCCTTCAGTGGCTTCTCGATATCAAGCACCTTAAGTCTGTAGAAGCATTCGCGAGCTATGATAGCGCAGATAGGTTGCTTATCAACGTAGAATGCGTTGCCTATACAGGCAAGACCATCACTTTTAGCCGCTTTGTGGAGGTTGGCAATGTCCGTAACAGTTGATGAAATCCTTCAGAGGATGATTGTCGATGCCAAGAACTTTAACCCTACGATCAACATTACGCAGGGAACCGATACCTACATCCGTTTTGCGTGCGCGGCATCTGCAATCTGGGGACTCTACAAGCAGACCGATTGGACCCTCAATCAGATTTTCCCCACGTCCATGAGCGTGGAAAGCCTCAAGAGATTCGCTGCAGATCGCGGTCAAAATGTCGAAGGGCTTACTCCAAGCGAACTTTTGACGTTCATCCTGTCCTATATCCGTAAGCCAGCAAGCGGCGGAAAACCTTTTGACTTTGAACGATGGGCACTCGAAGCCACCAGTGTCGGCAAGACCGTGGAACTTCAGGAATCCATGATCAGCGGCGATGTTTATGAGCTTCATGCCTCCGAGCTGCTGAATCCCCATGTCGATACCGTGGGCTTTGAACTGAGAACATCCGATGTCGAGAAGTACATCGTTGTGGATTTGGGCGACCCTACACCCCTTATTGGTGTAGGTCTTGGCTTCAGTACATCCAGAAAAGCCGTTCTGAATGTCTATGGAGACGATGGCGAAGACGCATTCATCAAGATTGGCGAAGTGGATGTTGCGCATGGATGGTGCCAGCTTAATTTCTCGAAACTTGAGGTCTCCAAGCTTAAAATTGAGCTCCAGTATATTGATGGTCTTGAGGATTGGCAACAGGAAACTCTTAACCACATCAAGTGTACCGGACTTGAAATTTATGGTGAAAGCGACGATGTAGAGGCGGCTGCAACAGCCAAATGCCTCAAGAATTACAACGGCGTGGGAACCGCAATGATCCTTGTAACTCCGCTCAACTTGTCTATGCGTTGTTGCGAGGCAATCCGCGCTAAATGCGAGGAAGAGGGGCCTGTAGCACCCCGGGAAATCTATGTCAATGTCCCGGAAGAAATCACGGTTGACTTAAGGATTGCCGTACCGGGGCTTCCGTCCTTGGATGTTGAATCCTTTACAAAATCCGTCAAGAAGTATTTTGCCGAACTTTCTCCGGGCAAAACCCTCATTCCGGCACAAATCGTTGTGCTTGCCATTCAAAACGGCGCGACTTTTGCCCGCGTCTATGGAAGTTTCAACGGCAGCGCTGAAGAAGAACTTACCGACATCGTGACCTGCAAGGAAACCGAAGTATTTACCCTTGGCGAAATGGTTGTAGAATGATTGACCCAAACAAAAGCCCCCATTTCAAGGCTCTAAAGCAGCTGTACCCGCTCCAAATGGATGCGGAGGAATATGCCGTTGCCCTGGAACTTGATAGAGCCTTGGCGTATGCAGACGAAGCCTATAACGAAATTTCGCCGTCTTCAGCAGTTCGCACCCTGGCAATGTGGGAAAAGCTGTATGAACTTGACGGTACCGGCACCATCGAGGATAGGCGGCAAGCCTTGCTTGCCAAGTATAACCTGGATTCAGGAATTGCCGAAAAGCATTATAAGGCCTTGGCGCTCCTTATGGGCTACAATGTGACCATCATACCGCCGAAAAGGCTATTCAGGGTAGGCGTTTCCCATTTAGGTGAACCAATGTTCGACCCCGACGAACAGTACACCTGGACGGTTGTCTGTGGGCAGATGCTTAACGAAATACTGCCTCTTGTGAACGCCTTTGAAGATAACAAGATTCCTTTCACCACAATTCGTTGGGAAGTGACAAAGCTTGCTGCCTTCGAACTTGAAGACGGAAGTCTGCTTGAACTTGAAAATGGACGTGTCTTTGTGCTTGAAAACAGCGCCGAAAACGCCTCCGCATTGATGCTTGAAGATGGCCGCGTCTTTGAACTTGAAAATGGTAAAATCTTTATCCTGGAGTAAAAAAATGGAAAAAAGAGTATGGAAATCTGGTGAATCGCTCCCGCCAGAAGTCATTAACGAACTTATGAAACTCTCCTTTGACAAGAAGGAAGACGAGGTTGGCTATCTGCCGTTGCCTGGTGATTATAGCCAAAAAGTAGAGACTTTCAAAACATCTAACGGCTCTGTGGATCTTTCGAAAGCGAAAAGCAGCGTAGTCATTATTGAACACGAAGGTAGCCCGACATCATTGCAGCCGGTAACAGTCAATGTCAATAATGTATCTACCGCCAAGGTGATTTTCTTTGTTCCTCGTGGTGCTGATTATCCGGTAACACTATCCTTGCCCTTGACTTCTAATCTCAGAAAAGAAGTCAGCATCAAGGAAGGAAACTCGGCTCTACTGACCTGGTATAGTTACGGAGCTTCTTATGTATGGCGCTGGTACGAATTCCAGAAGGAACCTATCTACACGCCATCGGCACATGACTTCACTATTCATAATTCTGAAGGTGATCATGTGACTGTTGATTCAGGTGCATCCTGGGTTGAAATTACATCTAGTGACCTTATCAAGGTTAAAAACGGGATTGTTGATTTAACGGTTCAGTTTGTTATCGACTACACTCAGCAAAACTTTGGTGGAACCTTCCATCTCCAGATATATGACGAATCTGGTAAAAAATCCGTTATTGAAAAGGAACTTTACAAAGCCAGTATCTATGGGGATGCAGGAGAAAAAAAAGTGCTTATGACATGCCGCTTTGCTTTTGTTTCGGAAGGTTCTAAGAAATACAGCATTCGAGCCGCATTGCATACTTATGGAAGTTCTATCGACATTAGTAATGTCAACGTAACAGGCACATGGATTAATCAATAAAAAGAGGTGAAATATGGCAAACGAAGCAATTATTACTTCAAGAACTTTCTCGCTTGGCGAGGTTGATTCTATTGAAGCTCGCAAAAAACATTACAACGCCATCGTAAGTATCTTGAACTCGTCCAAGCGAGTTGATCTCGGTGGTATTTCCGTTACATCTGATATTGCGGATGATTTTAGCCCGGAAAGCACGTACTCTGCAGGCGATTTCGTCTTCCACGAGGGCGAACTTTTCCGTGCAAAGGAAGCAAACGGCCCCGGGGAATTTGTCTCCGCATCCTGGGAAAAGAGCAATATCACCAAGGATGCTCTGCAGTGTTATTTTGCATCGGGCAGCTTGGGCGAAAATCCTGATTTGACCAGGATAAAGAAGCTCTTTATCGCCAATATCGATGGTTCTGTAGCGGTATTCTGGACTGATGATGGTGTTGAAAATGTCCTTGGCGGCCAGCTCATCCCTCCGGAATTTTTCTCGGAAGAGAATGCAGGCAAGGCAGTTGTTATCAATGAAGCTGGTACTGGGTTGGAACTTGCCGGTCCCTTCGCATCCAAGGAATATGTCGATGGTATTGTCGGCGAAGTTGAAACACAGCTCTCTGAACTGTAGGGGAATATATGTCGATTCAAAATGAAATTACAAGACTCCAGGGTGTAAAATCCAACATTCTGGCCGCCATTGAAGCAAAAAACGTTATCGTTCCTCCGGGAGCAGCTCTCGCGGATTGTCCCGACCTGATTGCAGCAATCACCGGTGGCGGTGGTGGCGGCGAAGTGGGCGTGTACGCAAAGCAAATTGTCGGCGAAAGTGGAATAAAGGTTGTTGATGAAAACGGCTATGTCGGGCTTGTTGTAAACAAGTATTTTTCGCACAATGGGGCTGCATACGCAGGTAATTATGCTATTGTGGTAGAAGGTGCTGACTTTTCTAGTCAGGGGCTTGGCCGAGTTACTTTCGTTGAATATGGAACGCTTGAAATTGGTGGACTTGAATATCGGACTGTGACCATCGGCAATCAAACATGGATGGCCGAAAATCTGCAACTCAATGTTCCAAACTCCTGGTTCTACAATAACGACGAAGCTACTTATGGACGCAATGGAAAGAACTATGGTCGTCTGTATCTTTGGGACGCTGCTATGGGCATATCTGTGGCAGGGTGGCATTTACCTACGGCTGCTGAATGGGATCAACTTGCTAACGCGATTGGAGGATCTGGAAGTGCAGGAACAAAGCTTAAATCAACTACAGATTGGTCTAGCGGTAACGGTACCGACAATTACGGCTTTTCTGTTATCCCTGCTGGCCGCCGGGGCTCGGGCTCCTTCAGCAATTTAGGCAGCTACGCGAACTTCTGGACGGCCTCAGAGAACTCATCTTCTAATGCCTACTACCGTTACTTCAATGCGGGCGCGTCGGTGTATTCGGACAACTACAATAAGACTAGCAACGCCTACTCTGTTCGTCTCGTCAAGGATTCCTAGTGAGCCTGGCGAAGCCAGAGCGAACGGGACCGGAGCGCCGAAGGCGCACGGTCCTAAAATTTGCCTAAATTTATTAAGCAGCATAACCCCCTCTAACCGCAAGGCTGCGAAGCAGCCTTGCGAAAATTTTTTTTTATGAATACAGAAGACATACTGAAATTTGAAAATAACGATGGGAATGAAGTCCATCTAGTGCGGGACCGCCTTTTTTGGCAAGCATGGGAACATTCAGCGTTCCTTTTTTCCAAATATTTCCTCAAATATCAACCACACCATAAATTCATTCAAAAAGTCGCCAAAGACCTTGTCTATCTGGGTTTTCCAAAAAATGTTTTGAGTGATTTGCAGCTCACATCAAAACAAAAGGGATTTGTATATGAAGTTATTGACGACGACCATATCGTAATCAGGAATGTTCCTAATGTGGATGGATATGACGAATGGAAATCAGGTGTTTTGTCAATTCCGAAATCTACGGATCAGCCTAAAAAAGAGTCTAAAAGTACACCAAAAGAGCAGAAAAAAGAAGCTAAAACATCGGAATATCTTCTTTATAGGCTAGTATTTGATTTCACTGTATATTCCTCTAATCTAGTCCCAAAGATCAACAGAATATATCGTTTTCCTATCGGAGAACGCCTTTTAAACGCTCTGGTAGATGTCACAGAGCACGTATATTTGTACATTAACCATGTCAATAAACTTGATTGCGATAGCCTGGTGCAGTCGCTTCTCCGAATCCGCCTAGATTTTAGGCTTCTTAACGAGCTTCACCAGGTTAGCCTTAATCAGTGGATGTTTGTAAACCAAAAAATAGAGGAAATACTTAAAATTGTATCGCCAGAATCCCTGCGTTCAAGGACTCAGGGAGTGAGCAATGAGGAATCCAGTATTCTGCCCGCCACATCTGGTAACGGATGAAGGGTTCACACCGCTTAAAAAATCCATTAAAAGCCTTTTTTAAGCTTTATTAAATGAATACTACGTCGTACAGGCTTTTCTGTTTTCCCTGCTGGCAACCGGAACTCGGGCTCCTTCAACAATTTAGGCAGCAACGCGAACTTCTGGACGGCCTCAGAGAACTCATCTTCTAATGCCTACAACCGTAACTTCAATACGGGCGCGTCGATGAATTCGAACAACAACAATAAGACTAGCAACGCCTACTCTGTTCGTCTCGTCAAGGACTCCTCAGAGGGCACCCTTACGGTGCCCTCTATTTATCCTTTATTATATAGATCGTATAGGCAGGCCCGAAAAAACAAAAGGAATACCAAAAGCCAGCTTAAATTTGAACTTGCCCTTGAAACAAACCTTCTTAAATTAGCCAATGAGCTTGTAAGCCGCTCCTATGATTTGTCTCCTTCAGTGTGCTTCATCAACGAAACCCCTGTAAAAAGAGAAGTCGTTGCCGCTGATTTTAGAGACAGGGTTGTTCACCATCTTCTTTGTTCCTGGTTGTTTCCCATATTTGAACGCCAGTTTATTCATGATTCTTATAGTTGCAGAAAAGGTAAAGGAACTCTTTTGGGGATCAACCGTGTAAGGGGCTTTTTAAGAGCCGCTAGTGCCGATTTTCACAAGGACTGCTGGGTTCTTAGGCTCGATGTCAAAGGCTTCTTTATGAGCATTAATAAGGCACTACTATATAATTTAATCATAGAAGGATTAAACAAGGCCAAGTGGGAAGGTGTCCCTGATATAGGTTTATGTGATTTCCTGATAAAAATGATAGTGTTTGCCATGCCATTGGAAACAGCAATGTTTAGAAGTCCACCAGAAGCCTGGGATGATCTGCCAAAGGATAAAACACTTAAATACGCTGGAGAATCCAAAGGACTTCCGATAGGAAACTTGACTTCACAGCTTTTTGGTAACATCTATATGAATAAATTGGATCAATTTGTTAAAAGGACCCTAAAAATCCGGTATTATGGTCGTTATGTGGACGATATGGTTCTTATTTCTGACAATAAGGAAATTCTTATAGATGCCATTGATAAAATACGGCAATTTCTACAAAATGAATTAAAACTCACCCTTCACCCGCTAAAAATAAACCTACAGCCAGCTGCATACGGCTTTGATTTCCTTGGTGTTCATATATTGCCGTACCGTGTATATCCGGGGACTCGTTTGCGCAAAAACTGCAAATCAGCAATCCAAAATCCTGTTCCAAACCTGGAGAAACAGAAATTAAGGGTCGGTAGCTATGAGGGAACGTTTAAACATCTTAATGGTACGCGTAAATTGCAGAGCTTATCGATGATTCAAAGGCGATTTAACAAGCTTTAAATGTCGCGTTAATTCCCTTTAAAAACAGCAAAGGGTAAACCGTTTTGGTTTACCCTTTTGTCATTTTTCTCTCACGAAAGGTGCTTTCTTTTCTCATTCAAAGTGCGCCGTTATAAAGGAAGTGGATCTCCGTCCCAAGTTCTATAACTACGACATGGTGGAAAACTTCCTCATGAGCGACAACAATCCCAAGGATGACTATGAAGGTTCCGACTTTATTGTCGATGGTTATGCCTCTGACCGCTTCTCCATGGATGCAAATGTTGGTGAACGCCTTGAAATGGACTATGAGGGTGATTCCGTTGGAAAGATTCGCGAAAGCCAGGTGATGTACGGCGTTGTAGCTAAGGATCAGGCTTTTGCCGATGCTAAGGTCCTGCAGATTATGAACTTGTTTCCTGCAGGTAGCCGTGAATGCAAATTCCTGGAAAAGTGGTTGGAAATGGAACGTACTGGTGAAAAGGTGAATCAGACTACTGTTTCCCAAAACCTCCATTTAAACGAAAAGCAGCCCGTCAAGAACCATCGTCATAGAGGTTCCAAGTTGATGAAGGGTGTTCTTGAAGCTATTGCGAAGTCTGGTGTAACCATCAACAGCCTCTGTGCTTAATTCTGGAGGGATCGTACCATGAAGAATCAAACCCTGTTTTCCGTCATTCTGTCCATTTTCGTGGCATCCGTTTTTTCCCATTCTTACGAGGGTTATCCTGCTTCGGATGAATCCGCTCTTGTTGATACCCTTGAATTTTATGGTCCTCTCTCGGAAATCTACGATGGGATAAATAGTCGTTTCTTTGATGCGTCTGATACGGTGAGTGCATTCTTTGTAGGTGAGCTGATGGAGGGTAAGATGGCAAACGGATTTGCCGAAGTTCGTTTTGCAGGAACTCATGTCACCTATTTAGGAGGTGTCGTTGATGGCGTGATGCAAGATGACACTGTATACCCACAATGTTTAAATCCTACCCAAATGTTGTCCCAAGTTTACATTTAGGCGGTTTTGGGAGAATTTGCGCTTGAACTGACCCTGCTTGACTGCGGTTTGACTGCGGATGGTCATATGAATTAAGCCGTCGCTTTTATTGCGTGTAGCGGGGGGAAAGATGAGTTACCAGATGAAAAGGTACGAGGACCTTGATATTACGGACAATTTCATGTTCGCCAAGGTTTTTAGCAATGAGGATGTAGCCAAGGATTTTCTGCAGGATGTTCTCAAGATCACCATCGACAAGATTTCCGTAGTTGGCGAGGCTACTGCTCAGGAGGATCTCTTCCACAAGAGCGTACGTTTTGACGTGGCCGTGAAGGAAGAAATCGCTGATGAGTCGGGCGTGTCTAGGCCGGGCCGCTATTTTGATATCGAGCTTCAGATGGTCGATACTGGCGAACTTCCCAAGCGCGCACGCTATTACCAGGGCATGTGCGATTTGGATGTCCTTGCCAAGGGCGTGAATTACACAATGCTTCAGGAACAGTATATTCTGTTCATCTGTCCGGAGGATATTTTCGACGAGGGACTGCCGGTATACAGGTTCCAGAACCGCGAGGAATCTGACCCGAGCATTTTGATGGGGGACCTCTGCTACAAGAATTTTTATATTTTCAGTAAGCATAGTGAAATCGCTGATGAAGCTACTCGTGAATACATGCAGTATTTTGCAACGAAGCAGGGTTCATCCAGCAAGATGAAGCATATTCAGGATCTTGTGGAAAAGTACCGCAGGGATCCCGTAGCAAAGAAGGCGTATATGACCCTGGAACAGGAACTCGACATTCGGTATAAGAAGGGCCGTGAAGAAGGCCGCAAGGACAAGGCTCTTGAAATGGCTAGGGCTATGCTCGCCAAGGGTAAGCCTGTTAGCGAAATTATTGAGTTTACCGGTCTCTCTGAGGAAGAAGTCAAGGCTCTTCAAAAAAATCATAATCTTGGTTGACAAGCTTCACTTGGTGGCTGATAAAGTAAGTGAACGCGGGTGATTTTGCTCGCTTACTTTTTAGAGGAACTTATGTGCAGTTTGTTCAATGTCACTAATCACACGATTACTAGAGATCAGTTTGATGACGCTGCGGTTAGCCTTGGCGTAATGGAAGAGGTTTTGCCTCCTGAAGAAATCCGTACTTTGTGGGGGAATGTCCCTCCGGAAATTGATTCCGTAAAGGATTACGTTTTCCCTGTGTTGTACTGGCTTTCGTCTCATTTGGAACCTACGGATATTGTTTGGGTCCAGGGGGAATGGGGCTCTACTCTTGCCGTTGTAGAATGGTGCCGTGCTCGAGGTGTAAAGTGTGTCTATGCTACGACGACTCGTATTGCTCAGGAAATCCATACGGATAAGGGTGTGCAAATGACGCATACGTTTAAGCACGTCCGGTTCCGGGATTATTATGAAGTCAAGCCTCGTTTTCCTAGGACGTGTTAAAGACTGATTTTTTCTACCTTTCCCCACATGCCAATTTTATCAGCTCAGAACATTCTTTTGCGTCTTGGCGGGGCCGCCCCGCTTCTGGATGGTGTTTCCTTCGATGTGGAAGCGGGTGACCGTATTTGCCTGGTGGGCCGCAATGGGGAAGGCAAGTCTACGCTCCTTAAGGTTCTGACTGGCGAGATGGAGTTTAATTCCGGCGACATTGTCCGCCGTTCGGGAATGCGGGTCAGCCGCATGATCCAGGAAATTCCTGACCATATTGATGGTACTGTCCGCGATATCGTGATGGGAAAAGTCGCTGCAGGTAGTTCCGCCGGGTGGACGGGCGCTAGGGATGGTTCCGCAGACGATGGCCATCATGACTCCGCGGCGGAAGCGATCCTTGGCAAGACAGGCATTGATGCGGACGCTCAATACGACAGCCTGAGTGGTGGCCAGAAGCGTCGGGTGCTTTTCGCCCGTGCGGTGGCCGAGGATCCGGACCTGCTTTTGCTGGATGAACCGACCAACCATCTGGATATTCCTGCCATTCAGTGGCTGGAGGGTATCGTTACCCGTCTGAATTGCGCCGTGATGTTCGTAAGCCACGACCGCTCCTTTGTCCGTCGCGTGGCTACCCGTATTTTTGAACTGGACCGCGGCCGTGTCCGCAGTTGGGATTTCCCTTACGATAAGTTCGTCCAGTTCCGTGACCAGGCTTTAGCAGAAGAAGAAAAGGCAAATGCCCTCTTTGACAAGCGCTTGGCCGAAGAAGAGGTCTGGATCCGTAAGGGTATCCAGGCTCGCCGTACTCGTAACGAGGGCCGTGTCCGCGCCCTCATCAAGATGCGCCAGGAACGTGCCGAACGTCGCACCCGCACGGGAAATGTGAACATGCAGATTACGGAGGCGGAACGTTCCGGCCGTATGGTGGCCCGCCTGACCAATGTGTCCTATAGCTATTCCGCGGGCGGCCAACCCGACGCAACATCCAGCGTTTCCCAGCTTTTAATCAACAACTTTTCTACGGAAGTTTCCCGCGGCGACCGTATCGGTATTGTGGGACCTAACGGTTCCGGCAAGACGACGCTCCTGAAGTTGATTCTGGGAGAATTGACTCCCGACCAGGGTGAGGTTCGTCTGGGGACCAATCTTGAAATTGCCTACTTTGACCAGATGCGCACTCGCCTGCGTGAAGACAAGTCCCTGGTGGAAAACATCGGCGATGGTCAGGCCTATATTACCCTGAATGGCGTCAAGCGTCATGTGCTGAGCTATCTGCAGGACTTCCTGTTCAGTGCGGATCGTGCCCGGGGCCCCATTAGCGCCTTGTCCGGCGGAGAACGGAACCGCTTGCTGCTGGCCTGCCTGTTCAGCCATCCTAGTAATGTGCTGGTTCTGGACGAACCTACCAACGACCTGGACATGGAAACTCTGGACCTTCTGGCGGAACTGCTGGCGGAGTATAAGGGAACGGTCCTTACGGTGAGTCACGACCGCGCCTTCCTGGATTCCGTCGCCACGAGCATTTTTGCAATTGAGGAAGATGGAAAC belongs to Fibrobacter sp. UWR4 and includes:
- the csx20 gene encoding CRISPR-associated protein Csx20 produces the protein MCSLFNVTNHTITRDQFDDAAVSLGVMEEVLPPEEIRTLWGNVPPEIDSVKDYVFPVLYWLSSHLEPTDIVWVQGEWGSTLAVVEWCRARGVKCVYATTTRIAQEIHTDKGVQMTHTFKHVRFRDYYEVKPRFPRTC
- a CDS encoding Rpn family recombination-promoting nuclease/putative transposase, which produces MSYQMKRYEDLDITDNFMFAKVFSNEDVAKDFLQDVLKITIDKISVVGEATAQEDLFHKSVRFDVAVKEEIADESGVSRPGRYFDIELQMVDTGELPKRARYYQGMCDLDVLAKGVNYTMLQEQYILFICPEDIFDEGLPVYRFQNREESDPSILMGDLCYKNFYIFSKHSEIADEATREYMQYFATKQGSSSKMKHIQDLVEKYRRDPVAKKAYMTLEQELDIRYKKGREEGRKDKALEMARAMLAKGKPVSEIIEFTGLSEEEVKALQKNHNLG
- a CDS encoding baseplate J/gp47 family protein; protein product: MSVTVDEILQRMIVDAKNFNPTINITQGTDTYIRFACAASAIWGLYKQTDWTLNQIFPTSMSVESLKRFAADRGQNVEGLTPSELLTFILSYIRKPASGGKPFDFERWALEATSVGKTVELQESMISGDVYELHASELLNPHVDTVGFELRTSDVEKYIVVDLGDPTPLIGVGLGFSTSRKAVLNVYGDDGEDAFIKIGEVDVAHGWCQLNFSKLEVSKLKIELQYIDGLEDWQQETLNHIKCTGLEIYGESDDVEAAATAKCLKNYNGVGTAMILVTPLNLSMRCCEAIRAKCEEEGPVAPREIYVNVPEEITVDLRIAVPGLPSLDVESFTKSVKKYFAELSPGKTLIPAQIVVLAIQNGATFARVYGSFNGSAEEELTDIVTCKETEVFTLGEMVVE
- a CDS encoding phage GP46 family protein produces the protein MTFEDIKQEVELSLTVAKGSFFKKPEFGHRFKELLKAVASENTRIRAVKYAEEALQWLLDIKHLKSVEAFASYDSADRLLINVECVAYTGKTITFSRFVEVGNVRNS
- a CDS encoding putative phage tail protein, producing MIDPNKSPHFKALKQLYPLQMDAEEYAVALELDRALAYADEAYNEISPSSAVRTLAMWEKLYELDGTGTIEDRRQALLAKYNLDSGIAEKHYKALALLMGYNVTIIPPKRLFRVGVSHLGEPMFDPDEQYTWTVVCGQMLNEILPLVNAFEDNKIPFTTIRWEVTKLAAFELEDGSLLELENGRVFVLENSAENASALMLEDGRVFELENGKIFILE
- a CDS encoding reverse transcriptase domain-containing protein, giving the protein MLRRTGFSVFPAGNRNSGSFNNLGSNANFWTASENSSSNAYNRNFNTGASMNSNNNNKTSNAYSVRLVKDSSEGTLTVPSIYPLLYRSYRQARKNKRNTKSQLKFELALETNLLKLANELVSRSYDLSPSVCFINETPVKREVVAADFRDRVVHHLLCSWLFPIFERQFIHDSYSCRKGKGTLLGINRVRGFLRAASADFHKDCWVLRLDVKGFFMSINKALLYNLIIEGLNKAKWEGVPDIGLCDFLIKMIVFAMPLETAMFRSPPEAWDDLPKDKTLKYAGESKGLPIGNLTSQLFGNIYMNKLDQFVKRTLKIRYYGRYVDDMVLISDNKEILIDAIDKIRQFLQNELKLTLHPLKINLQPAAYGFDFLGVHILPYRVYPGTRLRKNCKSAIQNPVPNLEKQKLRVGSYEGTFKHLNGTRKLQSLSMIQRRFNKL
- a CDS encoding fibrobacter succinogenes major paralogous domain-containing protein → MSIQNEITRLQGVKSNILAAIEAKNVIVPPGAALADCPDLIAAITGGGGGGEVGVYAKQIVGESGIKVVDENGYVGLVVNKYFSHNGAAYAGNYAIVVEGADFSSQGLGRVTFVEYGTLEIGGLEYRTVTIGNQTWMAENLQLNVPNSWFYNNDEATYGRNGKNYGRLYLWDAAMGISVAGWHLPTAAEWDQLANAIGGSGSAGTKLKSTTDWSSGNGTDNYGFSVIPAGRRGSGSFSNLGSYANFWTASENSSSNAYYRYFNAGASVYSDNYNKTSNAYSVRLVKDS
- a CDS encoding phage baseplate assembly protein, with product MMKFFTSIVESCKDVAGKLRNLTAKANDIEFEDRQLMQQFGFISIPRKGDRVLLLQFGNVVIAVASDSADRPAVNEGETALYREKEHYIILKDDGTIAIKASGGVDIDGDLRVTGDVQDKSGTLDRLRQNYNKHTHVGNLGAPTSPTTDAQDM
- a CDS encoding ATP-binding cassette domain-containing protein, giving the protein MPILSAQNILLRLGGAAPLLDGVSFDVEAGDRICLVGRNGEGKSTLLKVLTGEMEFNSGDIVRRSGMRVSRMIQEIPDHIDGTVRDIVMGKVAAGSSAGWTGARDGSADDGHHDSAAEAILGKTGIDADAQYDSLSGGQKRRVLFARAVAEDPDLLLLDEPTNHLDIPAIQWLEGIVTRLNCAVMFVSHDRSFVRRVATRIFELDRGRVRSWDFPYDKFVQFRDQALAEEEKANALFDKRLAEEEVWIRKGIQARRTRNEGRVRALIKMRQERAERRTRTGNVNMQITEAERSGRMVARLTNVSYSYSAGGQPDATSSVSQLLINNFSTEVSRGDRIGIVGPNGSGKTTLLKLILGELTPDQGEVRLGTNLEIAYFDQMRTRLREDKSLVENIGDGQAYITLNGVKRHVLSYLQDFLFSADRARGPISALSGGERNRLLLACLFSHPSNVLVLDEPTNDLDMETLDLLAELLAEYKGTVLTVSHDRAFLDSVATSIFAIEEDGNIFEAVGGYSDYEAGKKNRDKEAASAAKTVAGGNNSGSSKSVTSAPAKKKKRSYNEEREYATLPDTIEKLEGEIAACQEELCKPEVCTNAARIVELQKEISDREAALEKAYERYEELDSLG